A section of the Gloeobacter violaceus PCC 7421 genome encodes:
- a CDS encoding ATP-binding response regulator translates to MIQSAERILVVDDLPDNIALVQFLLASEGYEIETASSGAECLARVYKNSPDLLLLDVMMPGMDGYEVTRRLKSDGHLPFLPILLVTASDRPSAVLGLDAGADEFIRKPIEPDELLARVRSLLRLKRSISERDNIARQREDFVARLAHDLRTPLVAADRMFNLLGQGALGPMPPSMAETVDIMARSNSNLLALVRTLLDVYRYEAGAKKLHFQPVDVIELMRQVCDELAPLAAEKHLELCAQLEAAPKVPADRLELRRVLTNLLGNALKFTDQGGVTVRSRLEDGGCVHLDFCDTGPGIAAEEQAYLFRRFAQGRHNKEGSGMGLHLSRQIVEAHGGTLSLTSAPGKGSTFTVTLPAAK, encoded by the coding sequence ATGATCCAGTCTGCCGAACGCATCTTGGTCGTTGACGACCTGCCTGACAACATCGCCCTGGTCCAATTTCTGCTGGCGAGCGAGGGTTACGAAATCGAAACGGCAAGTTCCGGTGCGGAGTGCCTTGCTCGGGTTTACAAAAATTCCCCGGATCTGCTGCTGCTTGACGTGATGATGCCCGGGATGGACGGCTACGAAGTCACCCGTCGCCTGAAGAGCGACGGGCATCTGCCCTTTTTGCCGATTTTGCTGGTGACTGCCTCTGACCGCCCAAGTGCGGTCCTGGGTCTCGACGCTGGGGCGGACGAGTTTATCCGCAAGCCGATCGAGCCGGACGAATTGCTCGCCCGGGTGCGTTCACTGCTGCGCCTCAAGCGGTCGATCAGCGAACGCGACAACATCGCCCGCCAGCGCGAAGATTTTGTGGCCCGCCTCGCCCACGACCTGCGCACCCCCCTGGTGGCCGCCGACCGCATGTTCAACCTGCTGGGTCAGGGAGCGCTCGGACCGATGCCGCCCTCGATGGCCGAGACGGTAGACATCATGGCCCGCTCCAACAGCAACCTGCTGGCACTGGTGCGCACGTTGCTGGATGTCTACCGCTACGAGGCCGGGGCCAAAAAGCTGCATTTTCAGCCGGTCGATGTCATCGAATTGATGCGGCAGGTGTGCGACGAACTGGCTCCGCTCGCGGCTGAGAAGCATCTGGAGTTGTGTGCCCAACTGGAGGCGGCCCCCAAGGTGCCGGCCGACCGTCTGGAACTGCGGCGGGTGCTGACCAATTTGCTCGGCAACGCCCTCAAATTCACCGACCAGGGCGGCGTCACCGTGCGCAGCCGCCTAGAGGACGGCGGCTGCGTCCACCTCGATTTTTGCGATACCGGACCGGGGATCGCCGCGGAGGAACAGGCGTATCTGTTTCGCCGTTTTGCCCAGGGCCGCCACAACAAAGAAGGCAGCGGCATGGGTCTGCATTTGAGCCGCCAGATTGTCGAAGCCCACGGCGGCACCCTCAGTCTCACCAGTGCTCCCGGCAAAGGCAGTACCTTCACGGTGACGTTACCGGCCGCGAAGTGA
- the ruvB gene encoding Holliday junction branch migration DNA helicase RuvB has translation MAIISSRPSGAEGEPAKSRTAPAEPAQRSRTAVQSERAHEDQHEESLRPKNLVDYAGQKDLKAVLGIAVAAAKSRGESLDHLLFYGPPGLGKTSISLILAREMNVQIHLTTAPALERPRDIAGLLVKLRRGDILFIDEIHRLPRLTEEILYPAMEDYRLDITIGKGQNARITSVPLPRFTLIGATTRVGALSSPLRDRFGLIQRLRFYDVEELAGIIVRNAALLNISIDEPGAAEIARRARGTPRIANRLLKRVRDYAQVEGDGRITEPVACAALELFEVDPRGLDWTDRRLLATLIEHYNGGPVGVESLAAATGEDTQTIEEVYEPYLMQIGYLLRTARGRMASPAAYRHLGYAPPQRFEQVSLLDSIDSAHGRN, from the coding sequence ATGGCGATCATCTCCTCCCGTCCTTCCGGAGCTGAGGGCGAACCGGCCAAATCGCGCACCGCCCCCGCCGAACCCGCCCAACGCTCCCGCACGGCGGTGCAGTCCGAGCGCGCCCACGAGGACCAGCACGAGGAGAGCCTCAGGCCCAAGAACCTTGTCGACTACGCCGGTCAAAAAGATCTCAAAGCCGTCCTGGGCATCGCCGTGGCCGCCGCCAAAAGTCGGGGCGAATCGCTCGATCACCTGCTGTTTTATGGACCGCCGGGACTGGGCAAGACGAGCATTTCGCTGATTCTGGCGCGCGAGATGAACGTGCAGATTCACCTCACCACCGCCCCTGCCCTCGAGCGTCCCCGCGACATCGCGGGTCTGCTCGTCAAACTCCGGCGCGGCGATATTTTGTTCATCGACGAAATTCACCGCCTGCCCCGGCTCACCGAGGAGATTCTCTACCCGGCCATGGAGGACTATCGCCTCGACATCACGATCGGCAAGGGACAAAACGCCCGGATTACCAGCGTGCCGCTGCCGCGCTTCACGCTCATCGGGGCCACCACCCGCGTCGGTGCCCTCAGTTCGCCGCTGCGCGACCGCTTCGGCCTGATTCAGCGTTTGCGCTTTTACGATGTCGAAGAACTCGCGGGGATCATTGTCCGCAACGCTGCCTTACTGAACATTTCGATCGATGAGCCTGGAGCAGCTGAGATCGCCCGCCGCGCCCGGGGCACCCCGCGCATCGCCAACCGGCTGCTCAAGCGCGTGCGCGACTACGCCCAGGTCGAAGGGGACGGGCGGATCACCGAGCCGGTCGCCTGTGCGGCGCTGGAATTATTCGAAGTGGACCCGCGCGGGCTCGACTGGACCGATCGCCGCCTGCTTGCCACCCTCATCGAGCACTACAACGGCGGCCCGGTGGGCGTCGAGTCCCTTGCCGCCGCCACCGGCGAAGACACCCAGACCATCGAAGAGGTCTACGAGCCCTATCTGATGCAAATCGGCTACCTGCTGCGCACCGCCCGCGGCCGGATGGCCTCCCCCGCCGCCTACCGCCACTTGGGCTATGCGCCGCCCCAGCGCTTCGAGCAGGTCAGTCTGCTGGACAGCATTGACTCCGCGCACGGGCGCAACTGA
- a CDS encoding ribonuclease D, producing the protein MSEQAQIFTDDLSPEVAGTYLQSGLLAVDSEAMGLLPHRDRLCLVQLCDEAGLVSLVRLSAGLTQASQLQKVLEAPAVIKLFHYARFDVAMLRHHLGIRVQPIVCTKVASKLARTYSPRHGLKDLVLETVGVELDKSAQSSDWGAVLELSEEQLRYAANDVRYLIPAWRKLETMLRREGRFELARRCFAHLETQVDLDLLGYSSVFEH; encoded by the coding sequence GTGAGCGAGCAGGCACAGATTTTTACCGACGACCTCTCGCCGGAGGTGGCCGGTACGTACTTGCAAAGTGGGCTTCTGGCGGTAGACTCCGAGGCGATGGGGCTGTTGCCCCACCGCGATCGGCTGTGCCTGGTGCAACTGTGCGACGAGGCGGGTCTGGTGAGTCTGGTGCGCCTGAGTGCCGGTCTGACCCAGGCTTCGCAGTTGCAAAAAGTGCTCGAAGCGCCCGCGGTGATCAAGCTGTTTCATTACGCCCGCTTCGATGTCGCCATGCTGCGCCACCACCTGGGTATCCGCGTGCAGCCTATCGTCTGCACCAAGGTGGCGAGCAAGCTGGCGCGCACCTACAGCCCCAGACACGGCCTGAAGGATCTGGTTCTGGAGACGGTGGGAGTGGAACTGGACAAATCCGCCCAGAGTTCGGACTGGGGGGCGGTGCTGGAATTGTCCGAGGAACAGTTGCGCTACGCCGCCAACGACGTGCGCTATTTGATCCCCGCCTGGCGCAAGCTGGAGACGATGCTTAGACGCGAGGGGCGCTTCGAGCTTGCCCGGCGCTGTTTCGCGCACCTCGAGACCCAGGTGGATTTGGATCTTCTGGGTTACAGCAGCGTCTTCGAGCATTAA
- a CDS encoding Uma2 family endonuclease, translating to MTQSAPPPSPKDHLPTMYDLPSEALEEPGLPDEFHILQPQLLSATFRPTACPQEEIFTAGDLNFYYDLRHLLWYKRPDWFAVIGVPSLYEERELRRSYVLWQEGIAPTVVIEFLSPSTEAEDLGRSSCGADEPPTKWQVYERILRVPYYIVFDGDVGRMRLFQLLGIRYQEVTLAEPRFWFEELGIGIGLWRGFWLKLERPWLRWFDERGQWIATPEEEQRHRAEQAEQEAEQLREEMERLKVQLRSLGLQPDRGPAA from the coding sequence ATGACTCAATCGGCACCGCCACCCTCGCCAAAAGACCACTTACCCACCATGTACGACCTACCGAGCGAAGCGCTGGAGGAGCCAGGCTTGCCTGACGAATTTCATATTCTCCAACCGCAACTGCTCTCGGCGACCTTTCGGCCGACGGCCTGCCCACAGGAAGAAATTTTCACCGCCGGCGATCTGAATTTCTACTACGACCTGCGCCACCTGCTCTGGTACAAACGCCCGGACTGGTTTGCGGTGATCGGTGTGCCCAGCCTTTACGAAGAGCGGGAACTGCGGCGCAGCTACGTGTTATGGCAAGAAGGGATAGCCCCAACGGTTGTCATTGAGTTTCTTTCACCAAGTACAGAAGCGGAGGATCTTGGCCGGTCGAGCTGCGGGGCGGACGAACCGCCGACCAAGTGGCAGGTCTACGAGCGCATCCTGCGGGTGCCCTACTACATCGTCTTTGACGGGGATGTCGGTCGAATGCGGCTATTTCAACTGCTTGGCATCCGTTATCAGGAGGTGACGCTCGCTGAGCCCCGCTTCTGGTTTGAGGAGTTGGGGATTGGGATTGGTCTGTGGCGGGGCTTCTGGCTCAAGCTCGAACGGCCTTGGTTGCGCTGGTTTGACGAGCGGGGCCAATGGATCGCGACTCCCGAGGAGGAGCAGCGGCATCGAGCCGAGCAGGCCGAGCAAGAGGCCGAGCAGTTGCGCGAGGAGATGGAGCGGCTGAAGGTGCAATTGCGCTCGCTCGGTCTGCAGCCGGACCGCGGACCGGCTGCCTAA
- a CDS encoding NAD(P)H-quinone oxidoreductase subunit N — protein sequence MNIDLAALNAGTLWPEYIVTITLIVVLLVDLISGRKASWSLPYLALLGLGIATATLLPMWILENPVSFLGSFTADPLSVVFRAFILISAALTVLMSVRYINQSSLATAEFYVLLLGATLGAMLLSGSSEMAMIFVALELLSITSYLLSGYAKLDKRSNEASLKYLLIGAASSGIFLYGMSLLYGFSGGQTQLTEIAPRIVNLGFPALLSLVLVAAGICFKLSAVPFHQWTPDVYEGSPTPVVAFLSVGSKAAGFALAIRFMTSAYPGFSEQWQTLFVLLAILSMVLGNVVAIAQTSMKRMLAYSSIAQAGYVMIGLAIGTQEGYSSMILYIGTYLFMNLGAFMAVVLFSLRTGTDEITAYSGLYQKDPFLTLVLSLCLLSLAGIPPLAGFFGKLYLFWAAVQSQAYTLVFFGLVTSVASIYYYVRVVKLMLVKEPSPQVLAYSEAGDQDGIQTLKAGMLITTVATVVLGILFPPLISLADTSLRATPSLQQVRTATPVSRVSTGAQAPADHGR from the coding sequence ATGAACATCGATCTGGCCGCACTCAACGCCGGGACACTCTGGCCCGAATACATCGTCACCATCACCCTGATTGTGGTGTTGCTGGTGGATTTGATCTCGGGCCGCAAGGCTTCCTGGTCGCTTCCTTATCTGGCACTTTTGGGGTTGGGAATTGCCACCGCCACGCTGCTGCCGATGTGGATTCTCGAAAATCCGGTGAGTTTTCTGGGCAGCTTCACCGCCGATCCGCTGAGCGTCGTTTTTCGCGCCTTTATTTTGATCTCGGCCGCCCTCACGGTGCTGATGTCGGTGCGCTACATCAACCAATCGAGTCTGGCGACGGCCGAATTTTATGTGCTGCTATTGGGGGCGACCCTCGGGGCGATGCTGCTGTCGGGCTCCTCGGAGATGGCGATGATCTTCGTGGCTCTGGAGTTGCTCAGTATCACCAGTTATCTGCTCTCGGGCTACGCCAAGCTCGACAAGCGCTCTAACGAAGCTTCGCTCAAGTATTTGCTCATCGGTGCGGCCAGTTCCGGTATCTTCCTGTACGGCATGTCGCTGCTGTATGGGTTTTCCGGCGGCCAGACGCAGCTGACCGAGATCGCCCCGCGCATCGTGAATCTGGGTTTTCCGGCCTTGCTGTCGCTGGTCCTGGTGGCGGCGGGCATCTGCTTCAAGCTCTCGGCAGTGCCCTTCCACCAGTGGACCCCCGACGTTTACGAAGGATCGCCCACGCCGGTGGTCGCTTTTTTGTCGGTCGGTTCGAAAGCCGCCGGTTTCGCCCTGGCCATCCGCTTTATGACCTCGGCCTACCCGGGCTTTTCTGAGCAGTGGCAGACGCTCTTTGTGCTTCTGGCCATCCTCAGTATGGTGCTGGGCAACGTGGTGGCCATCGCCCAGACCAGCATGAAGCGCATGCTCGCCTACTCGTCGATCGCCCAGGCCGGTTATGTGATGATCGGCCTTGCCATCGGCACCCAGGAAGGCTACAGCAGCATGATCCTCTACATCGGCACCTACTTGTTTATGAACCTGGGGGCGTTCATGGCGGTGGTGCTCTTCAGCCTGCGCACCGGCACCGACGAGATCACCGCCTACAGCGGCCTCTACCAGAAAGATCCGTTCCTGACGCTGGTGCTCAGTTTGTGCCTGCTTTCCTTGGCGGGCATTCCGCCGCTCGCGGGCTTTTTCGGCAAGTTGTACCTGTTTTGGGCGGCGGTGCAGTCCCAGGCCTATACACTCGTTTTCTTCGGCCTGGTCACCTCGGTGGCATCGATTTATTACTACGTGCGCGTCGTCAAGCTGATGCTGGTCAAAGAACCGTCTCCCCAGGTGCTCGCTTATTCCGAGGCGGGCGATCAAGACGGCATCCAGACCCTCAAAGCCGGCATGTTGATTACGACGGTGGCGACCGTCGTGCTGGGAATCTTGTTCCCGCCGCTGATCAGCCTCGCCGACACCTCGCTGCGGGCAACCCCTTCGCTGCAGCAGGTGCGGACCGCAACGCCCGTCTCCCGAGTGAGCACCGGTGCCCAAGCGCCTGCTGATCACGGGCGCTAG
- a CDS encoding pyridoxal phosphate-dependent aminotransferase has translation MVPPVKHRLSERALAVVPSLIRDASRYCDELGALNLAQGLPDFAAPAFLKEAAQRAIAADRNQYCDPWGLAQLREAIAAKCTRDNALAVDPATQVTVCCGATEGINLALMALLDPGDEVVVFSPFYENYRPNLATVEAKPRYVPLSAPDWRVDEAVLERAFAGTAPRAVIVNNPANPTGKVWSRQELELVARYCERHDAYAITDEIYEYILYDGAEHISLASLAGMAERTVTVSGLSKTFCVTGWRLGYVIASEPLTAAIRRLHDFLTICAPAPMQHAAVAALEAPADYYADLRRLYQAKRDRLVTALYRSGFEPVRPAGAYYVWTDAGVLGAKNALAAAGRLAVEAGIAAVPGDCFLPPGHPNCNLRFCYAKSDETLAAAVERLDRWSGHG, from the coding sequence GTGGTTCCACCTGTCAAGCATCGTCTGTCGGAGCGCGCCCTCGCGGTTGTTCCCTCGCTGATTCGCGACGCCTCGCGCTACTGCGACGAACTCGGGGCGCTGAATTTGGCCCAGGGATTGCCGGATTTTGCGGCTCCCGCCTTTTTGAAGGAGGCGGCCCAGCGGGCGATCGCCGCCGACCGCAACCAGTACTGTGACCCATGGGGACTGGCGCAGTTGCGCGAGGCCATCGCCGCCAAGTGCACCAGGGACAACGCTCTGGCAGTCGATCCGGCCACGCAGGTGACGGTCTGTTGCGGAGCGACCGAGGGGATCAATCTGGCGCTGATGGCATTGCTCGACCCGGGCGACGAAGTCGTGGTCTTCTCGCCTTTTTACGAGAACTACCGGCCGAATCTGGCCACAGTCGAGGCAAAGCCCCGCTACGTGCCGCTCAGTGCCCCGGACTGGCGTGTCGATGAGGCGGTGCTCGAACGGGCCTTTGCCGGTACCGCGCCCCGGGCAGTGATTGTCAACAACCCCGCCAATCCGACCGGCAAAGTCTGGTCGCGTCAGGAACTGGAACTGGTGGCCCGCTACTGCGAGCGCCATGACGCCTACGCGATCACCGACGAGATTTACGAGTACATCCTCTACGACGGGGCGGAGCATATCTCGCTGGCCTCGCTCGCGGGGATGGCCGAGCGCACGGTGACAGTCAGCGGGCTGTCGAAGACTTTTTGTGTGACCGGCTGGCGACTGGGTTATGTGATCGCCTCAGAACCCCTGACCGCCGCCATCCGCAGGCTGCACGACTTTTTGACCATCTGCGCTCCGGCACCGATGCAGCATGCCGCAGTCGCTGCCCTCGAAGCGCCTGCCGACTACTACGCCGATTTGCGCCGCCTCTACCAGGCCAAGCGCGACCGGTTGGTGACGGCGCTGTACCGCAGCGGGTTTGAGCCGGTACGACCGGCTGGGGCTTATTATGTCTGGACCGATGCCGGGGTGCTCGGGGCCAAAAACGCCCTGGCGGCGGCCGGACGCCTCGCCGTCGAAGCGGGGATCGCGGCGGTGCCCGGGGATTGTTTTTTGCCGCCGGGTCATCCCAACTGCAATTTGCGCTTTTGCTATGCCAAGAGCGACGAGACCCTGGCCGCCGCCGTCGAACGGCTCGATCGCTGGAGCGGCCATGGCTGA
- a CDS encoding dTDP-4-dehydrorhamnose reductase family protein yields the protein MPKRLLITGASGLLGFQVASRALQSGWEVVGTVSRHRCPLPIEQPQLDLALEDLSELEAFVGRYRPDALVHCAAISEAAQCEANPTVALRVNVAATEALARTAGRTGCRFVFVSTDLVFDGREAPYCEESLPSPLGCYGRTKMAAEQRVLELGDGGALVVRTSLLLGPSPSGARSVEERLGAQLAAGKRANLFTDEFRSPVYAPDLAAALLELVEAGQSGLLHLGGPERLSRHALGILLAGHFGWDTRLILAASGRDYPSTPPRPTDVSLDSRRAYALLSSPPRPLGRVFAPRNQ from the coding sequence GTGCCCAAGCGCCTGCTGATCACGGGCGCTAGCGGCCTGCTCGGTTTTCAGGTCGCCTCCCGGGCACTGCAAAGCGGTTGGGAAGTGGTGGGTACGGTAAGCCGTCATCGCTGCCCGCTCCCTATCGAGCAACCGCAGTTGGACCTGGCCTTGGAGGATCTTTCGGAGCTTGAAGCTTTTGTCGGACGGTACCGCCCCGACGCCCTCGTCCATTGCGCGGCGATTAGCGAAGCGGCCCAGTGCGAAGCCAATCCCACCGTGGCGTTGCGCGTCAATGTCGCAGCGACCGAAGCGCTCGCCCGCACGGCCGGCCGCACAGGCTGCCGCTTCGTGTTCGTCTCCACCGACCTGGTCTTCGACGGCCGGGAGGCTCCCTACTGCGAGGAAAGCCTCCCCAGCCCACTCGGCTGCTACGGCCGCACCAAGATGGCGGCTGAGCAGCGAGTGCTGGAACTGGGGGACGGGGGGGCGTTGGTCGTTCGCACTTCGCTGCTTTTGGGACCAAGCCCGTCGGGCGCGCGCAGCGTCGAGGAGCGCCTGGGAGCCCAACTGGCCGCCGGAAAACGGGCGAACTTGTTCACAGACGAATTTCGCTCGCCGGTGTACGCCCCGGATCTGGCTGCGGCCCTGCTCGAACTGGTGGAGGCGGGACAATCCGGGCTGCTGCACCTGGGCGGGCCTGAGCGCCTATCGCGCCACGCCCTGGGGATACTGCTGGCGGGCCACTTCGGCTGGGACACGCGTTTGATCCTGGCCGCCTCGGGTAGAGACTATCCTTCGACCCCGCCCCGGCCGACCGATGTCAGCCTCGATTCGCGGCGGGCCTACGCGCTGCTCTCTTCTCCCCCCCGGCCCCTTGGCCGGGTGTTTGCTCCCCGAAACCAATAA
- a CDS encoding DUF4327 family protein, which yields MAQAVRFSIDYIRGEVRHRLEAGKVLRSQPVSALGAFYAPAEWQAMCEELELLDVRLCDPLAELLGREEWAND from the coding sequence ATGGCACAGGCTGTCCGATTCTCTATTGACTACATCCGCGGCGAAGTGCGCCACCGGCTCGAGGCTGGCAAGGTGCTGCGTTCCCAGCCGGTCTCGGCGCTCGGCGCTTTTTATGCGCCCGCCGAATGGCAGGCGATGTGCGAGGAGCTGGAATTGCTCGATGTACGGCTTTGCGATCCCCTGGCCGAGTTGCTGGGCCGCGAGGAATGGGCCAACGACTAG
- the murA gene encoding UDP-N-acetylglucosamine 1-carboxyvinyltransferase yields MGIEPSLPQSSPAPAKLTDPYLQIEGGYRLSGEVTISGAKNSSLALMAASLLTMEPCRLHNVPKLADIRMMSAILESLGVRVKPVAANTLDIDPRFLSVHRAPYELVNSLRASFFILGPILARLGMARIPLPGGCAIGARPVDLHVRGLQALGAQVRIEHGIVEARARKLRGGRIYLDYPSVGATETIMMAATLAEGETVIENAAQEPEVVDLANFCRSMGAHIRGAGSKTIVISGVPRLHGSEYHVIPDRIETGTFMAAAAITRSTLRIGPVFPEHLAAVLAKLREMGSVVNLVGPGTLEVSPGRVMAATDIETLPFPGFPTDMQAQFMSVLAVSEGTSIISETVFENRLMHVPELNRLGADIRVRSGHAIVRGVLKLSGAPVVATDLRASAALVIAGLAAHGTTTIAGLHHLDRGYESIERKLQALGARIERHLPSAPPSEVSSAVAAGPDAAAAPV; encoded by the coding sequence ATGGGAATCGAGCCTTCCCTGCCCCAGTCGAGTCCTGCCCCAGCGAAACTAACGGACCCGTATTTACAGATTGAGGGAGGCTACCGATTAAGTGGCGAGGTCACCATCAGCGGGGCCAAGAACTCTTCCTTGGCGCTGATGGCCGCCTCACTGCTGACCATGGAGCCCTGCCGGCTGCACAACGTGCCGAAGCTGGCGGACATCCGCATGATGAGCGCGATTCTCGAATCGCTGGGGGTGCGCGTCAAGCCGGTCGCCGCCAATACCCTCGATATCGATCCGCGCTTTTTGAGCGTGCACCGCGCCCCCTACGAACTGGTCAACAGCCTGCGCGCCAGCTTTTTTATTCTGGGGCCGATCCTGGCCCGGCTTGGGATGGCGCGCATTCCGCTGCCGGGCGGTTGCGCCATCGGAGCGCGGCCGGTGGACTTGCACGTGCGGGGTCTGCAGGCGCTCGGCGCCCAGGTGCGCATCGAGCATGGCATCGTCGAAGCGCGCGCGCGCAAATTGCGCGGGGGGCGCATCTATCTCGATTACCCGAGCGTGGGAGCCACCGAAACGATCATGATGGCGGCCACCCTCGCCGAGGGCGAGACCGTGATCGAGAACGCCGCCCAGGAGCCCGAGGTGGTGGACCTCGCCAACTTCTGCCGCTCGATGGGCGCCCACATCCGCGGGGCGGGCAGCAAAACCATCGTGATCAGCGGTGTGCCCCGCCTGCACGGCAGCGAGTACCACGTCATTCCCGACCGCATCGAGACGGGCACGTTTATGGCCGCCGCCGCCATCACCCGTTCGACCCTGCGCATCGGGCCGGTCTTCCCCGAGCACCTCGCGGCGGTGCTTGCCAAGTTGCGGGAGATGGGTTCGGTGGTCAATCTGGTCGGACCGGGCACACTGGAGGTGAGCCCCGGCCGGGTGATGGCCGCCACCGACATCGAGACGTTGCCGTTTCCGGGTTTTCCCACCGACATGCAGGCGCAGTTTATGAGCGTGCTGGCGGTGAGCGAGGGCACCAGCATCATCTCGGAGACCGTCTTTGAGAACCGCCTGATGCACGTCCCCGAACTCAATCGTTTGGGGGCCGACATCCGGGTGCGCTCGGGCCATGCCATCGTGCGCGGGGTGCTCAAGCTGTCGGGAGCGCCGGTGGTGGCCACGGATTTGCGCGCCTCGGCGGCGCTGGTAATCGCGGGGCTCGCCGCCCACGGCACGACGACGATTGCCGGACTGCACCACCTCGATCGCGGCTATGAGAGCATCGAACGGAAGTTGCAGGCGCTGGGAGCGCGCATCGAAAGGCACCTCCCGAGCGCCCCGCCCAGCGAGGTCAGCAGTGCTGTGGCGGCCGGTCCGGACGCCGCCGCTGCTCCTGTTTGA
- a CDS encoding ABC1 kinase family protein, which produces MRALNESTVEPRFESAALTRPGAGLPSAAAPDLPFKSYDPDLIARYAERRFGRVLWRFFQTLLPFVGFALQVQWDRLTGTVARHQLKRAVRLREILTRLGPTYIKIGQALSTRPDLVPPVYLDELTLLQDRLPPVPNAEAYALIRAGLGRDPHEIYAEFDEVPIAAASLGQVYRARLTTGERVAVKVQRPNLIPLVSLDLYLQRGLLGWVERNVPQVKSDLQAILDEFGRKLFEEMDYVQEGKNAERFAACFTEMPEVYVPRIYWDYTCRQVLTMEWIDGLKLTRLEDIQRAGLNARKVIENGVQCSLRQLLEHGFFHADPHPGNLLVMADGRLAYLDFGMMSEVEPAQRYGLIEAIVHMVNRDFDGLARDYVKLGFLKPDQDLKPIVPVLAVVFGQALGSSVGSLNIKSITDNMSSMMYDLPFRVPAFFALIIRSLVTLEGIAISVDPDFKVLEVAYPYVARRLLTDNAPELRASLSELLFKDGSFRWNRLENLVRNARSARDYDINRALDQAAEFLLSERGASIREKLIDELTSASTVNPNVPGGKASGLQNLERLWSLLREDPKLDLRKSVSILGKLILKPEGRDLSRRVAGRLLERELARLLRRTLLPATLA; this is translated from the coding sequence ATGCGAGCCCTTAACGAGTCAACCGTCGAACCGCGCTTCGAGAGCGCCGCGCTGACCCGCCCGGGGGCCGGCCTCCCCAGCGCTGCCGCCCCCGACTTGCCCTTCAAGTCCTACGACCCGGACCTGATTGCCCGCTATGCCGAGCGGCGCTTCGGCCGGGTGTTGTGGCGCTTTTTTCAGACATTGCTGCCTTTTGTCGGTTTTGCGCTGCAGGTGCAGTGGGATCGCCTCACCGGTACGGTCGCCCGCCATCAGCTAAAGCGGGCGGTGCGCCTGCGCGAGATCCTCACCCGCCTGGGGCCGACCTATATCAAGATTGGTCAGGCGCTTTCGACCCGGCCCGATCTGGTGCCGCCGGTCTACCTTGACGAGTTGACGCTGTTGCAGGACCGCCTGCCGCCGGTGCCCAACGCAGAAGCCTACGCGCTCATCCGCGCCGGGCTCGGGCGCGATCCCCACGAAATCTACGCCGAATTCGACGAGGTGCCCATCGCCGCCGCTTCCTTGGGTCAGGTCTACCGCGCCAGGCTCACCACCGGCGAGCGGGTAGCCGTCAAGGTACAGCGCCCCAATTTGATTCCGCTGGTGAGCCTGGATCTTTATTTGCAGCGGGGATTGCTCGGCTGGGTCGAGCGCAACGTCCCTCAGGTCAAAAGCGATCTGCAGGCCATCCTCGACGAATTCGGCCGCAAGCTCTTCGAGGAGATGGACTACGTCCAGGAGGGCAAGAACGCCGAGCGCTTCGCCGCCTGTTTCACCGAGATGCCCGAAGTTTATGTGCCGCGCATCTACTGGGATTACACCTGCCGCCAAGTGCTGACCATGGAGTGGATCGACGGCCTCAAGCTCACTCGCCTGGAGGATATCCAGCGGGCGGGCCTCAATGCCCGCAAGGTGATCGAAAACGGTGTGCAGTGCTCGCTGAGGCAGCTGCTGGAGCACGGCTTCTTCCACGCCGATCCCCACCCGGGCAATTTGCTGGTGATGGCCGACGGCAGGCTCGCCTATCTCGACTTCGGGATGATGAGCGAGGTGGAACCCGCCCAGCGCTACGGCCTGATCGAGGCCATCGTCCACATGGTCAATCGCGACTTCGACGGGCTGGCGCGCGATTACGTCAAACTCGGTTTTCTCAAACCCGATCAAGACCTGAAGCCCATCGTACCGGTGCTGGCGGTAGTTTTTGGCCAGGCTCTGGGCTCTAGCGTCGGCAGCCTCAACATCAAGAGCATCACCGACAACATGTCCTCGATGATGTACGACCTGCCGTTTCGGGTGCCCGCCTTTTTTGCGCTGATCATTCGTTCACTGGTGACCCTCGAAGGGATCGCCATCTCGGTGGACCCGGACTTCAAGGTGCTCGAAGTCGCCTACCCCTACGTGGCCCGCCGCCTGCTCACCGACAACGCCCCCGAACTGCGCGCTTCGCTGAGCGAATTGTTGTTCAAGGACGGCTCCTTTCGCTGGAACCGCCTCGAGAATCTTGTGCGCAACGCCAGAAGCGCCAGGGACTACGACATCAACCGTGCCCTCGACCAGGCGGCCGAATTTTTGCTCTCCGAGCGGGGCGCTTCGATCCGCGAGAAGCTCATCGACGAACTGACCTCCGCGAGCACCGTCAACCCCAACGTCCCGGGCGGCAAAGCGAGCGGTCTACAGAATCTCGAAAGGCTCTGGTCCTTGCTGCGTGAGGATCCCAAGCTCGACTTGCGCAAATCGGTCTCGATTTTGGGCAAGCTCATCCTCAAGCCCGAGGGCCGCGACTTGAGCCGCCGGGTTGCAGGCCGCCTCCTGGAGCGCGAACTGGCTCGCCTGCTGCGCCGCACGCTTCTGCCCGCAACGCTCGCCTGA